In a single window of the Zea mays cultivar B73 chromosome 5, Zm-B73-REFERENCE-NAM-5.0, whole genome shotgun sequence genome:
- the LOC100381939 gene encoding putative protein of unknown function (DUF668) domain family protein has translation MGGVCSAGIAGDKSPTELSFRAMGFVVEQDFKAFSAAGKNRTAPVEEAVDPNQVSDQSFRFSDKGSPPSTSGKVHRSVSKEAKTGKPRRSASGKAGPSKVSDIGTVLGRKSTSGLGKAVEVLDNLSSSMSSLSPGGGFVAGPTTKGNKISILAFEVANTIVKGMSLMQSLSKESLNYLQDMVLLSEGVQRLVSSNMGYLMRIAAADKRQELRIFSQEVIRFGNRCKDPQWHNLDRYFSKLESEITPQPQLKETAKADMQQLMALVRHTGDLYHELHALDRFEQDYRRKLEEEKRSVTSERGDTVQIIRQELKSQRKHVHNLKKKSLWSKPLDSVMEKLVDIVHFLHVEIQDTFGPCVGESSESQESRQTLGSAGLSLHYANIISQIDNIVSRSSVPPQSTRDALYQSLPPNVKSALRTRLITPTESQEVPITRTRSSMEKTLQWIVPVANNTARAHHGFGWVGEWANTGNDPAQKQAGQPGALKIETLYHADKEKADACVLDLVVWLHILISYSRPANRSPSRSPVRSPTHAAPRVVVAAAATSGRPAGLTREEREMLQDAYTRRRSPGAGKSKSQELAAARGNRVALSRNDRLSKSGPSSREHGGRVFPLATGRSAAASSPVAVGFDIDRIKALEDVVDRVDAQKQTRL, from the exons ATGGGCGGCGTGTGTTCGGCGGGGATTGCAGGGGACAAGTCGCCAACGGAGCTCTCATTCCGAGCGATGGGGTTCGTGGTGGAGCAGGATTTCAAGGCCTTCTCAGCCGCCGGCAAGAACAGGACCGCGCCCGTCGAGGAGGCGGTGGATCCTAACCAAGTGAGCGATCAGTCTTTTCGTTTCTCTGACAAGGGCTCGCCGCCATCAACGAGTGGCAAGGTTCATCGCTCGGTCTCCAAGGAGGCCAAGACTGGGAAGCCTAGGAGAAGCGCCTCCGGCAAGGCTGGTCCAAGCAAG GTTTCAGACATAGGCACAGTGCTTGGTAGAAAGAGTACCTCTGGACTTGGGAAAGCAGTAGAGGTTCTAGATAATCTGAGTAGCAGCATGTCAAGTTTGAGCCCTGGAGGGGGTTTTGTCGCAGGACCAACGACAAAGGGGAACAAAATATCAATCCTTGCATTTGAGGTTGCAAACACAATAGTTAAGGGCATGAGCCTCATGCAGTCTTTGTCCAAAGAAAGCCTGAACTACTTGCAGGACATGGTCCTTCTATCGGAAGGTGTACAACGATTAGTTTCAAGCAACATGGGTTATCTGATGAGAATTGCTGCAGCTGACAAGAG GCAAGAGCTGAGGATATTTTCACAAGAAGTCATAAGATTTGGGAATCGTTGCAAAGATCCTCAGTGGCACAACCTAGATCGTTATTTCTCCAA GCTAGAGTCAGAAATTACACCCCAACCACAATTAAAAGAAACGGCGAAAGCAGATATGCAGCAACTGATGGCCCTTGTTCGCCACACTGGT GATCTCTACCATGAATTACACGCACTAGATAGATTTGAGCAAGATTATCGCCGAAAGTTGGAGGAAGAGAAAAGATCAGTTACATCTGAAAGGG GGGACACTGTTCAGATCATCAGACAAGAGCTGAAGAGCCAGAGGAAGCATGTACACAATTTGAAGAAAAAGTCTCTTTGGTCTAAGCCTCTTGACTCT GTCATGGAGAAGCTTGTAGATATTGTCCACTTCTTACATGTCGAGATCCAAGATACTTTTGGGCCTTGTG TTGGAGAGTCGAGCGAATCACAAGAGAGCCGTCAAACTTTGGGGTCTGCTGGTCTCTCTCTTCACTACGCTAATATCATTTCTCAGATTGACAATATT GTTTCCCGAAGCTCCGTCCCCCCTCAGAGCACCAGAGATGCGCTCTATCAAAGTCTGCCCCCGAACGTCAAGTCTGCTCTTCGAACAAGGCTGATAACTCCGACAGAGTCTCAAGAG GTTCCGATCACTAGAACCAGGAGTTCAATGGAGAAGACTTTGCAATGGATTGTCCCGGTTGCCAATAACACGGCCAG GGCACACCATGGGTTCGGATGGGTTGGCGAGTGGGCGAACACAGG GAACGACCCGGCGCAGAAGCAGGCCGGGCAACCTGGCGCGCTGAAGATCGAGACGCTGTACCACGCGGACAAGGAGAAGGCCGACGCATGCGTACTGGACCTGGTGGTGTGGCTCCACATCCTGATCAGCTACAGCAGGCCGGCAAACAGGTCGCCGAGCCGATCCCCCGTCCGTTCCCCGACCCACGCGGCCCCGCGGGTGGTGGTAGCAGCAGCAGCCACTTCCGGGCGCCCCGCTGGGCTCACCCGAGAAGAGCGCGAGATGCTGCAGGACGCCTACACCCGGCGGCGGTCCCCCGGGGCCGGGAAGAGCAAGAGCCAGGAGCTGGCGGCGGCCCGCGGCAACAGGGTGGCGCTGAGCAGGAACGACAGGCTGAGCAAGAGCGGCCCGTCGTCGCGGGAGCACGGCGGCAGGGTCTTCCCGCTGGCGACGGGCAggtcggccgccgcctcgtcgccCGTCGCCGTCGGCTTCGACATCGACCGGATCAAGGCGCTGGAGGACGTGGTGGACAGAGTGGACGCGCAGAAGCAGACGCGGCTGTGA